The Planktothrix tepida PCC 9214 genome window below encodes:
- a CDS encoding HAMP domain-containing protein, translating to MSTTQLAKVSDQLDEKQLLKTLVAVKKGDFSVRMPLDQTGIAGKVADTLNDIIELNQRMAAELERISKVVGKEGQINQRATLGSAGGSWEASVNSVNTLITDLVQPTSETARVIRAVANGDLSQKMALDIEDRPLKGEFLQTAKIVNTMVDQLSSFASEVTRVAREVGTEGKLGVQAEVQGVAGTWKDLTDNVNLMAGNLTGQVRNIAEVATAIANGDLSKKITVDVKGEILELKNTVNTMVDQLNSFASEVTRVAREVGTEGKLGVQAEVKGVAGTWKDLTDNVNLMAGNLTAQVRNIAEVTTAVANGDLSKKITVDVKGEILELKNTINTMVDQLNSFASEVTRVAREVGTEGKLGVQAEVRGVAGTWKDLTDSVNSMAGNLTGQVRNIAEVATAIANGDLSKKITVDVKGEILELKNTVNIMVDQLNSFASEVTRVAREVGSEGKLGGQAEVRGVAGTWKDLTDSVNFMASSLTGQVRNIAEVTTAVANGDLSKKITVDVKGEILELKNTINTMVDQLSSFASEVTRVAREVGTEGKLGVQAEVRGVAGTWKDLTDNVNSMASNLTAQVRNIAEVATAIANGDLSKKITVQVKGEILELKNTINIMVDQLSSFASEVTRVAREVGSEGKLGVQADVRGVAGTWKDLTDSVNFMAGSLTAQVRNIAAVTTAVANGDLSKKITVDVKGEILELKNTVNTMVDQLNSFASEVTRVAREVGSEGKLGVQAEVRGVAGTWKDLTDSVNFMAGSLTAQVRNIAEVTTAVANGDLSKKITVDVKGEILELKNTINTMVDQLNSFASEVTRVAREVGTEGKLGVQAYVKGVAGTWKDLTDNVNLMAGNLTAQVRNIAEVATAIANGDLSKKITVDVKGEILDLKNTINTMVDQLSSFASEVTRVAREVGTEGKLGGQAEVRGVAGTWKDLTDNVNSMAGNLTAQVRGIARVVTAVANGDLKRKLMLEAKGEIETLADTINEMIDTLATFADQVTTVAREVGIEGKLGGQAKVPGASGTWRDLTDNVNELAANLTTQVRAIAEVATAVTKGDLTRSISVEAQGEVAILKDNINQMIANLRETTQKNTEQDWLKTNLAKFTRMLQGQRDLETVSKLILSELAPLVSAQHGVFYLMDSGDNQSYLKLLSTYAYRERKHLANRFQLGEGLVGQCALEKERILITEVPENYIKISSGLGESNPLNAVVLPVLFEGQVTAVIELASFRRFSEIHLMFFDQLTESIAIVLNTIAASMRTEELLKQSTALAEELQSQQKELRETNERLEQQARSLKASEELLKSQQEELQQKNEELEEKARLLAEQNTEVERKNGEIEQARRSLEEKAEQLALTSKYKSEFLANMSHELRTPLNSLLILARLLSENSDSNLSLKQVEYAQTIHAAGTDLLGLINDILDLAKIESGTISVEIDQILFSELQNYIDRTFRQIAVDKGLNFLVDFDSKLPKGIYTDPKRLQQILKNLLSNAFKFTEKGQVTLRVELVTFGWSHEQNTLNQADMVVAFSVIDTGIGVPPEKQRIIFEAFQQADGTTSRKYGGTGLGLSISREIAQILGGEIILTSTLGVGSNFTLYLPYHYQIQEIEETSETRLTGPISSPHFRERLRSTPAAFGSLRSISLPSENLKIGEPETQKLQNNGNLTDSSAEEQSSLASAAPTLAQKATQAYARPQTEAQLSAGVKIRDDRELLQPGQRVLLIVDQDVAEARLLLEVARQQGFKGIVACSSDAGLTMAREFKPSAILLSLQFPGVEGWTVLDRLKHEITTRHIPVYVISEEDAQHRSLQLGALSFLKKPINREILVEHIAKLKAFIGTSVKKLLMLEGNPEQRQSIIDIIGNGDISISSFEAGEAALTTLKAEPFDTVVVGWQLTDMNGIEWLEQLESEENLSTIPIVFYHPQPLTKKQETNLKNLANNITLKFAKSPESLLDLTALLLHRVPAELPEAKRQILEVLRQTDAILAGKKVLVVDDDVRNIYAITSMLERHLMDVMYAENGKEAIAKLQATTGIDIVLMDVMMPEMDGYETMRAIRAVPKFESLPIIALTAKAMQGDREKCLDAGASDYITKPVDTEQLLSLLRVWLYR from the coding sequence ATGTCTACAACACAATTAGCCAAAGTCAGCGATCAACTTGATGAAAAACAACTCCTCAAAACCTTAGTCGCGGTTAAAAAAGGCGACTTTTCCGTGCGAATGCCTTTAGATCAAACCGGAATAGCGGGAAAAGTTGCCGATACCCTCAATGATATTATTGAACTCAACCAAAGAATGGCCGCCGAACTCGAACGCATCAGCAAAGTTGTCGGTAAAGAAGGCCAAATTAATCAACGGGCTACCCTCGGTTCTGCGGGAGGGTCTTGGGAAGCCAGCGTTAACTCCGTAAATACCCTGATCACCGATCTCGTCCAACCCACCTCAGAAACGGCCCGTGTTATTCGGGCGGTAGCCAATGGGGATCTGTCCCAAAAAATGGCTTTAGATATAGAGGATAGGCCCCTCAAAGGCGAATTTCTACAAACCGCCAAAATTGTTAATACTATGGTGGATCAACTCTCTTCCTTTGCTTCAGAAGTCACACGGGTAGCACGGGAAGTGGGAACCGAAGGAAAATTAGGCGTTCAAGCGGAAGTTCAAGGAGTAGCTGGAACCTGGAAAGATCTCACCGATAACGTTAATTTAATGGCGGGAAACTTGACCGGACAGGTGAGAAATATTGCCGAAGTTGCCACGGCTATTGCTAATGGAGATTTATCGAAAAAAATTACCGTTGATGTTAAAGGGGAAATTCTCGAACTCAAAAATACCGTTAATACAATGGTAGACCAATTAAACTCCTTTGCATCAGAAGTAACACGGGTAGCACGGGAAGTGGGAACCGAAGGAAAATTAGGCGTTCAAGCAGAAGTAAAAGGGGTGGCGGGAACGTGGAAAGATTTGACGGATAATGTTAATTTAATGGCAGGAAACTTAACAGCCCAAGTGCGAAATATTGCAGAAGTAACGACGGCGGTAGCGAATGGAGATTTATCGAAAAAAATTACCGTTGATGTTAAGGGTGAAATTTTAGAACTGAAGAATACGATTAATACAATGGTGGATCAGTTAAATTCCTTTGCTTCAGAGGTAACGCGGGTGGCGCGAGAGGTGGGAACGGAAGGGAAATTAGGTGTACAAGCGGAAGTTCGAGGGGTTGCAGGGACTTGGAAAGATCTCACCGATAGTGTTAACTCAATGGCGGGAAACTTAACGGGACAGGTAAGGAATATTGCGGAAGTTGCCACTGCTATTGCGAATGGAGATTTATCGAAAAAAATTACAGTTGATGTTAAAGGTGAAATTTTAGAACTGAAAAACACCGTTAATATTATGGTGGATCAACTTAACTCCTTCGCTTCCGAAGTAACACGGGTGGCGCGAGAAGTGGGTTCAGAAGGAAAACTCGGAGGACAGGCGGAAGTTCGGGGGGTGGCTGGTACTTGGAAAGATTTGACCGATAGTGTTAATTTTATGGCGAGTTCCTTAACGGGACAAGTGCGAAATATTGCAGAAGTAACGACGGCTGTAGCTAATGGAGATCTGTCTAAGAAAATTACCGTTGATGTTAAGGGTGAAATCTTAGAACTGAAGAATACTATTAATACAATGGTGGATCAATTATCATCCTTTGCGTCAGAAGTAACACGGGTGGCGCGAGAGGTGGGAACGGAAGGAAAATTAGGGGTTCAAGCGGAAGTTCGAGGAGTAGCAGGAACCTGGAAAGATCTCACCGATAATGTTAACTCAATGGCAAGTAACTTAACCGCACAGGTGAGAAATATTGCCGAAGTTGCGACGGCTATTGCTAATGGTGATTTATCGAAAAAGATTACAGTTCAAGTGAAGGGTGAAATTTTAGAACTGAAGAATACTATTAATATTATGGTGGATCAACTTTCCTCCTTTGCTTCTGAAGTAACACGGGTGGCGCGAGAAGTTGGTTCAGAAGGAAAATTAGGGGTACAAGCGGATGTTCGAGGGGTGGCGGGAACGTGGAAAGATTTGACGGATAGTGTTAATTTTATGGCGGGTTCCTTAACAGCCCAGGTGCGGAATATTGCGGCGGTAACGACGGCTGTAGCGAATGGAGATTTATCGAAGAAAATTACCGTTGATGTTAAAGGTGAAATTTTAGAACTGAAGAATACTGTTAATACAATGGTGGATCAATTAAACTCCTTTGCATCTGAAGTAACACGGGTGGCGCGAGAAGTCGGTTCAGAAGGAAAATTAGGGGTACAAGCGGAAGTTCGAGGGGTTGCAGGTACTTGGAAAGATCTGACTGATAGTGTTAACTTTATGGCGGGTTCTTTAACAGCCCAGGTGCGGAATATTGCGGAAGTAACGACGGCTGTGGCGAATGGAGATTTGTCTAAGAAAATTACAGTAGATGTTAAAGGGGAAATTCTCGAACTGAAAAATACTATTAATACAATGGTAGACCAGTTAAACTCCTTTGCGTCTGAGGTAACACGGGTGGCGCGAGAGGTGGGAACGGAAGGAAAATTAGGGGTTCAAGCGTATGTAAAAGGGGTGGCGGGCACTTGGAAAGATTTGACGGATAATGTTAATTTAATGGCGGGAAATTTAACAGCCCAAGTGCGGAATATTGCGGAAGTTGCTACTGCTATTGCAAATGGGGATCTGTCGAAGAAAATTACCGTTGATGTGAAGGGTGAAATTCTGGATCTGAAGAATACAATTAATACAATGGTCGATCAATTATCTTCCTTTGCGTCAGAAGTAACACGGGTAGCACGGGAAGTGGGAACTGAAGGAAAACTCGGAGGTCAAGCGGAAGTGCGAGGGGTAGCGGGAACCTGGAAAGACCTTACGGATAATGTTAACTCAATGGCTGGAAACTTAACAGCCCAGGTGCGGGGTATTGCGCGGGTGGTGACGGCGGTTGCGAATGGGGACTTGAAGCGCAAATTAATGTTAGAAGCCAAGGGGGAAATTGAAACCCTCGCCGATACCATTAACGAAATGATCGATACCCTAGCAACCTTTGCTGACCAGGTAACGACGGTGGCGCGGGAAGTGGGAATAGAAGGAAAACTCGGAGGTCAGGCGAAGGTACCGGGGGCGTCGGGAACTTGGAGAGACTTAACGGACAACGTGAACGAACTGGCGGCGAACTTAACCACTCAGGTGAGGGCGATCGCAGAAGTCGCAACGGCTGTTACAAAAGGAGATTTAACTCGATCTATTTCCGTTGAAGCTCAAGGAGAAGTGGCAATTCTTAAAGATAATATTAACCAAATGATTGCCAATTTACGAGAAACAACCCAAAAGAATACCGAACAAGATTGGTTAAAAACAAACCTGGCTAAATTCACTCGAATGTTACAAGGTCAACGAGATTTAGAAACGGTTTCTAAACTGATTTTATCAGAATTAGCTCCCTTAGTTTCGGCTCAACATGGGGTCTTTTATTTAATGGACTCGGGAGACAATCAATCCTATTTAAAACTTCTCAGTACCTACGCTTATCGGGAACGGAAACATTTAGCAAACCGTTTCCAATTGGGAGAAGGATTAGTGGGACAATGCGCCTTAGAAAAAGAACGAATTTTAATTACTGAAGTCCCTGAAAATTATATTAAAATTAGTTCGGGTTTAGGAGAATCAAATCCTTTAAATGCAGTGGTTTTACCCGTGTTATTTGAAGGACAAGTTACGGCGGTAATTGAGTTAGCTTCCTTCCGGCGGTTTAGTGAAATTCATTTAATGTTCTTTGATCAATTGACAGAAAGTATTGCCATTGTGTTGAATACCATTGCGGCGAGTATGCGAACGGAAGAATTATTAAAACAATCAACCGCTTTGGCTGAAGAATTGCAAAGTCAACAAAAAGAACTCCGTGAAACCAATGAACGATTAGAACAACAAGCTCGTTCCTTAAAAGCTTCGGAAGAACTGCTGAAAAGTCAACAGGAAGAACTGCAACAGAAAAACGAAGAACTCGAAGAAAAAGCACGATTATTGGCTGAACAAAATACAGAAGTTGAACGGAAAAATGGAGAAATTGAACAAGCTCGACGGTCTTTGGAAGAAAAAGCCGAACAACTGGCTTTAACCTCTAAATATAAATCGGAATTTCTAGCCAATATGTCCCATGAGTTGCGAACTCCTCTGAATAGTTTGTTAATCTTGGCGCGATTATTATCGGAAAATTCTGATAGTAACCTCAGCTTAAAACAAGTGGAATATGCCCAAACTATTCATGCGGCTGGAACGGATTTACTGGGATTAATTAACGATATTTTAGATTTAGCTAAAATTGAATCGGGTACAATCTCCGTTGAAATTGATCAAATTCTCTTCTCCGAACTGCAAAATTATATTGATCGAACCTTCCGCCAAATTGCCGTTGATAAAGGGTTGAATTTCCTGGTTGATTTTGATTCTAAACTCCCCAAAGGCATTTACACAGACCCCAAACGTCTGCAACAAATCCTCAAAAACCTGCTTTCCAATGCCTTTAAATTTACTGAAAAAGGACAAGTTACCCTGCGAGTTGAACTTGTGACCTTTGGTTGGAGTCACGAACAAAATACTTTAAATCAAGCGGATATGGTGGTTGCTTTTTCTGTGATTGATACCGGAATTGGAGTTCCTCCTGAAAAGCAACGCATTATTTTTGAAGCCTTCCAACAAGCTGATGGAACCACCAGCCGTAAATATGGGGGTACGGGTTTAGGATTATCAATTAGTCGGGAAATCGCTCAAATTCTAGGCGGAGAAATTATCCTCACCAGCACTTTAGGCGTTGGTAGCAATTTCACCCTTTATTTACCTTATCACTATCAAATCCAAGAGATCGAAGAAACCTCAGAAACCCGCCTCACCGGGCCGATCTCTTCTCCCCATTTTCGAGAACGGTTACGCTCCACACCCGCAGCCTTCGGTTCCTTGCGTTCCATCAGCCTGCCTTCAGAAAACCTGAAAATCGGAGAACCAGAAACCCAAAAGCTGCAAAATAACGGCAACCTAACCGACTCTTCTGCCGAAGAACAGTCTTCCTTAGCTTCTGCTGCGCCCACCCTGGCTCAGAAAGCGACTCAAGCCTATGCTCGACCCCAAACCGAGGCTCAACTGTCGGCGGGAGTGAAAATTCGAGATGATCGAGAACTTCTGCAACCGGGCCAGCGCGTTTTGCTGATTGTTGATCAAGATGTCGCTGAAGCACGCTTACTCTTAGAAGTCGCACGACAACAGGGTTTCAAAGGAATTGTCGCTTGTTCCAGTGATGCAGGTTTAACAATGGCGCGGGAATTCAAACCTTCAGCCATTCTTCTAAGTTTGCAGTTCCCCGGAGTTGAGGGCTGGACAGTCTTAGATCGGTTAAAACATGAAATTACCACCCGTCACATTCCGGTTTATGTGATTTCGGAAGAAGATGCCCAACATCGGAGTTTACAACTTGGAGCTCTAAGCTTTTTGAAAAAACCCATTAACCGGGAAATCTTAGTTGAACATATTGCCAAACTCAAGGCATTTATTGGAACATCTGTGAAAAAATTGTTAATGCTAGAAGGCAATCCTGAACAACGTCAGAGTATTATTGATATCATCGGAAATGGGGATATTTCGATTTCTTCCTTTGAAGCTGGGGAAGCCGCTTTAACAACTCTAAAAGCCGAACCGTTTGACACTGTGGTGGTCGGTTGGCAACTGACAGATATGAACGGAATAGAATGGCTAGAACAGTTAGAATCTGAAGAAAATTTAAGTACCATTCCGATTGTCTTTTATCATCCTCAACCCTTAACGAAAAAGCAAGAAACAAATCTGAAGAATTTGGCTAATAATATTACTCTTAAATTCGCCAAATCTCCCGAAAGTTTACTGGATTTAACAGCTTTACTTCTGCACCGAGTTCCGGCGGAATTACCGGAAGCAAAACGACAAATCCTGGAGGTGTTGCGTCAAACTGATGCGATTTTAGCCGGGAAGAAAGTGTTAGTCGTCGATGATGATGTGCGAAATATTTATGCGATCACCAGTATGTTAGAACGACATCTTATGGATGTGATGTATGCTGAAAATGGCAAAGAAGCGATCGCTAAATTACAAGCCACAACCGGAATTGATATTGTGTTGATGGATGTGATGATGCCCGAAATGGACGGTTACGAAACCATGCGAGCGATTCGGGCTGTCCCTAAATTTGAGAGCTTACCGATTATTGCCTTAACGGCTAAAGCGATGCAAGGCGATCGGGAAAAATGTCTTGACGCTGGAGCTTCCGACTATATTACCAAACCCGTCGATACAGAACAACTCCTCTCCCTCCTCCGCGTCTGGCTCTACCGTTAG
- a CDS encoding FAD/NAD(P)-binding protein, with translation MTQSVAIVGGGFSGVMVAIHLLQKTTYPLDIYLIEHRPQFGEGIAYSTVSDQHLLNVPTGKMSAFSDQPNHFIHWLNTRYPEQLITSETFVPRRFYGEYLRSILQNAEQKAAMGVRLYRVRDEAIALHQTPDYLIITLSSGKQLTVDQSVLAIGNFPPANPSISNPSFYQSSRYIPWAWSESKLPLRSLTEPILLIGSGLTAIDMIVSLKEQDYQGKIYVVSRRGLFPQAHATVEPFPPFLNAKSAPITIRQLYHKVRLEIEKAAQKGYDWRAVIDSLRPETQSIWNQLSPQEKSRFLRHVQPYWDVCRHRVAPMIYQQIQDLLNQKQVIFHAARILDYFENPDSVEVIIREKHNQKLLNLRVSLVVNCTGSGVNYQTLKHPLLVNLLKMGLIRSDQLNLGLEVAENGALIDQQGNISQQLYTLGSPCKGCRWETTAVREIREQAEHLATELLNQYFSSSAQFFIKTD, from the coding sequence ATGACTCAAAGCGTTGCGATTGTAGGTGGTGGTTTTAGTGGGGTGATGGTGGCAATTCATCTCCTACAAAAAACAACTTATCCTTTAGATATCTATTTAATTGAACACAGACCCCAATTTGGTGAAGGAATTGCCTATAGTACCGTTTCAGATCAGCATTTACTCAACGTTCCTACGGGAAAAATGAGTGCATTTTCCGATCAACCGAATCATTTTATCCACTGGCTTAATACTCGTTATCCAGAACAGTTAATTACATCTGAAACTTTTGTTCCTCGACGTTTTTATGGTGAATATTTACGTTCAATTTTACAGAATGCTGAACAAAAAGCGGCGATGGGAGTGCGTTTATACCGAGTTCGAGATGAAGCGATCGCCCTTCATCAAACCCCTGATTATTTAATCATTACCTTAAGCAGTGGAAAGCAACTTACTGTTGATCAATCTGTTTTAGCGATTGGGAATTTTCCCCCCGCTAATCCTTCTATTTCTAATCCTTCATTTTATCAGAGTTCTCGTTATATTCCTTGGGCTTGGTCTGAATCCAAATTACCTTTGCGATCGCTGACAGAACCCATTTTATTAATTGGCTCAGGATTAACAGCCATTGATATGATTGTCTCCTTAAAAGAACAAGATTATCAGGGAAAAATTTATGTTGTTTCTCGACGGGGTTTATTTCCCCAAGCTCACGCAACAGTAGAACCCTTTCCCCCTTTCTTAAATGCAAAATCTGCACCAATAACTATCCGTCAATTATACCATAAAGTTCGATTAGAAATTGAAAAGGCTGCCCAAAAAGGGTATGATTGGAGAGCCGTAATTGATTCATTACGACCAGAAACTCAATCGATTTGGAATCAGCTTTCCCCTCAAGAAAAATCCCGATTTTTGCGCCATGTTCAACCTTATTGGGATGTGTGCCGCCATCGAGTTGCACCCATGATTTATCAACAGATTCAAGACTTATTAAACCAGAAACAGGTAATTTTTCATGCGGCTCGCATTTTAGATTATTTTGAAAATCCTGATAGTGTAGAAGTCATCATTCGTGAAAAACACAATCAGAAATTATTAAATTTACGAGTCAGTTTAGTCGTAAATTGTACGGGTTCTGGCGTTAACTATCAGACACTTAAACATCCCCTGCTTGTTAACTTATTGAAAATGGGTTTAATTCGTTCTGATCAATTAAACTTAGGTTTAGAGGTCGCTGAAAATGGGGCGTTAATAGATCAACAGGGAAATATTTCTCAACAATTATATACTTTAGGTTCTCCCTGTAAAGGATGTCGCTGGGAAACAACCGCAGTTCGAGAAATTCGGGAACAAGCTGAACATTTAGCAACTGAATTACTAAACCAGTATTTTTCCTCCTCTGCTCAGTTCTTCATTAAGACAGACTAA